The following proteins are encoded in a genomic region of Dioscorea cayenensis subsp. rotundata cultivar TDr96_F1 chromosome 8, TDr96_F1_v2_PseudoChromosome.rev07_lg8_w22 25.fasta, whole genome shotgun sequence:
- the LOC120267421 gene encoding katanin p80 WD40 repeat-containing subunit B1 homolog KTN80.1-like isoform X1: MAKRGHKHQEFVAHTSGVNCLSIGKKSCRVFITGGEDRKVNLWAFGKPTPLLSLSGSTSPIESVSFDPTEVLVLAGSFNGTIKLWDLEEAKMVRTVNGHRSSCTSVGFHPFGEFFASGSLDTDLKIWDIRKKECIHTYKGHTRGVRTIRFTPDGRWVVTGGEDNIVKLWDLTAGKLLHEFKFHNGQIRCIDFHPQEFLLATGAADRTVKFWDLETFELIGSAGPESSGIRSMIFHPDGRTLLCGLDENLKVFSWEPIICHDAVEMEWCTLADLCIYEGKLFGCSYRQSCIGVWIADITLIRPYAVGVMHKVDDLMEPIYSHDKNHSVEPFVSISKSSPLIAAEHLQCESKAEDLLKRSFMISNQCGECTPKAVESIYASSNALISSTELKSKRASVSLHSDPPKSHSKSSAGVSAINSATLTVHKTTEKSLSSSKMRRCSSLRNISLISATSRARGSLPSKKGSLTDMHTVTNSHAKYGPVSTPVIVPRDALAQTTIGKETTTTRTSHLTESCMPIHLQKPSLNDANDSSEGSMVNCGSAEEDEKDHARNISGNFERIMTLDPSLELKDDKYAETVCSSNEASPVKYVRGVAVQLGRTRSLVESWEKREKSNSGSSTIACSPSDPVSTVESSPSLSKGQDDSSARDMTRVDDDFIPGVLLQNHDVLINVIKSRLTKLQVVRHFWEQNGIKGAINAVVKLPDHSVQVDVISILIGKTRLFTLDLFTCLLPMLAGLLNSKTERHITVSLEMLLELVKAFGPVISSTLSASLVGVDLQAEQRLEHCRQCFNQLEKIKQILPFLIRSGGLLAKHAHILNVALEAL, encoded by the exons ATGGCGAAGCGTGGACATAAGCACC AGGAGTTTGTAGCGCATACATCTGGTGTCAATTGTTTAAGTATTGGGAAGAAATCATGCAGAGTGTTTATCACTGGGGGAGAAGATCGCAAGGTGAACCTATGGGCATTTGGCAAACCAACCCCTTTATTG AGCTTGTCTGGTAGCACAAGCCCAATTGAATCAGTATCCTTTGACCCCACCGAGGTATTAGTGCTTGCAGGATCCTTTAATGGCACTATCAAGCTTTGGGACTTGGAAGAGGCAAAAA TGGTGCGGACAGTTAATGGTCACAGATCCAGTTGCACATCTGTTGGATTTCATCCGTTTGGTGAATTCTTTGCGTCTGGTTCTTTGGACACTGATCTTAAGATCTGGGATATTAGGAAAAAGGAATGTATTCACACATACAAGGGCCATACACGAGGAGTTCGAACAATAAGATTCACTCCAGATGGTCGGTGGGTAGTTACTGGTGGAGAAGATAATATTGTCAAG TTATGGGATTTAACTGCAGGGAAACTTTTGCATGAGTTTAAGTTCCACAATGGACAGATTCGGTGCATAGATTTCCATCCTCAGGAGTTTCTTCTCGCAACGG GTGCAGCAGATCGAACTGTAAAATTTTGGGATTTAGAGACATTTGAGCTTATAGGATCTGCCGGACCTGAG TCTTCAGGGATACGCTCTATGATCTTTCATCCTGATGGAAGAACCCTGTTGTGTGGGTTGGATGAAAATCTGAAG GTTTTCTCATGGGAACCCATAATATGCCATGATGCTGTTGAGATGGAGTGGTGCACTTTGGCTGATCTCTGTATTTATGAAGGAAAACTTTTTGGTTGCTCCTACCGGCAAAGCTGCATTGGAGTTTGGATTGCAGATATAACG CTCATTAGGCCATATGCAGTTGGCGTGATGCATAAGGTGGATGATCTTATGGAACCTATATATAGCCATGataaaaatcactccgttgagCCATTTGTGAGCATTTCAAAATCAAGTCCCCTGATTGCTGCTGAACATCTGCAATGTGAATCTAAAGCCGAAGATCTACTTAAAAGATCATTCATGATTT CTAATCAATGTGGTGAATGCACCCCTAAGGCAGTAGAGTCCATATATGCATCAAGTAATGCACTGATAAGTTCCACTGaactcaaaagtaaaagagctAGTGTAAGCCTTCACAGTGATCCACCAAAAAGTCATTCGAAATCTTCGGCAGGAGTATCCGCCATAAATTCTGCTACATTGACAGTTCATAAAACAACAGAGAAATCTTTGTCTTCAAGCAAGATGAGGCGCTGTTCATCATTGAGGAATATTTCTCTAATTTCAGCCACTTCGCGTGCCAGAGGCTCACTGCCTTCCAAGAAGGGCTCTTTGACAGACATGCATACAGTGACCAATAGTCATGCTAAATATGGCCCTGTTTCCACTCCTGTTATTGTACCCAGGGATGCTCTAGCCCAAACTACTATTGGAAAAGAAACCACAACTACCAGAACTTCTCATCTTACAGAAAGCTGCATGCCAATTCATCTGCAGAAGCCATCATTGAATGATGCAAATGACAGTTCAGAAGGCTCCATGGTGAACTGTGGAAGTGCagaagaagatgagaaggaCCACGCCAGAAACATTTCTGGAAACTTTGAAAGAATCATGACATTGGATCCATCATTAGAGTTGAAAGATGATAAAT ATGCCGAAACAGTCTGTTCCAGCAATGAAGCAAGCCCAGTTAAATACGTTAGAGGAG TTGCTGTTCAACTTGGAAGAACAAGGTCCTTAGTTGAGAGTTgggagaaaagagagaaatcaaACAGTGGCTCGTCAACCATTGCTTGTTCACCCTCTGATCCTGTATCAACAGTGGAGTCTTCACCATCCTTGTCG AAAGGACAAGATGATTCGTCTGCAAGGGACATGACAAGAGTAGATGATGATTTTATTCCTGGAGTTCTATTGCAAAACCATGATGTTCTGATTAATGTCATCAAATCTCGCCTGACAAAGTTGCAG GTAGTGCGACACTTCTGGGAACAAAATGGCATTAAAGGTGCAATCAATGCGGTTGTGAAACTGCCTGACCACTca gttcaagttgatgtgaTCAGTATTCTTATAGGGAAAACCAGACTTTTTACCCTTGATCTCTTCACATGCTTGCTGCCTATGCTTGCTGGTTTACTAAACAGCAAGACCGAAAG GCATATTACTGTCTCCCTAGAAATGCTACTGGAGCTAGTAAAAGCATTTGGACCTGTAATCAGTTCAACCTTATCTGCTTCTTTGGTGGGGGTTGATCTTCAGGCGGAACAGAG GTTGGAGCATTGCCGGCAGTGTTTCAACCAGTTGGAGAAGATAAAACAAATCCTTCCTTTTTTAATTAG GAGTGGAGGGTTGCTAGCGAAGCATGCTCACATCTTGAATGTAGCATTAGAAGCTCTATGA
- the LOC120267421 gene encoding katanin p80 WD40 repeat-containing subunit B1 homolog KTN80.1-like isoform X2, with protein MAKRGHKHQEFVAHTSGVNCLSIGKKSCRVFITGGEDRKVNLWAFGKPTPLLSLSGSTSPIESVSFDPTEVLVLAGSFNGTIKLWDLEEAKMVRTVNGHRSSCTSVGFHPFGEFFASGSLDTDLKIWDIRKKECIHTYKGHTRGVRTIRFTPDGRWVVTGGEDNIVKLWDLTAGKLLHEFKFHNGQIRCIDFHPQEFLLATGAADRTVKFWDLETFELIGSAGPESSGIRSMIFHPDGRTLLCGLDENLKVFSWEPIICHDAVEMEWCTLADLCIYEGKLFGCSYRQSCIGVWIADITLIRPYAVGVMHKVDDLMEPIYSHDKNHSVEPFVSISKSSPLIAAEHLQCESKAEDLLKRSFMISNQCGECTPKAVESIYASSNALISSTELKSKRASVSLHSDPPKSHSKSSAGVSAINSATLTVHKTTEKSLSSSKMRRCSSLRNISLISATSRARGSLPSKKGSLTDMHTVTNSHAKYGPVSTPVIVPRDALAQTTIGKETTTTRTSHLTESCMPIHLQKPSLNDANDSSEGSMVNCGSAEEDEKDHARNISGNFERIMTLDPSLELKDDKYAETVCSSNEASPVKYVRGVAVQLGRTRSLVESWEKREKSNSGSSTIACSPSDPVSTVESSPSLSKGQDDSSARDMTRVDDDFIPGVLLQNHDVLINVIKSRLTKLQVVRHFWEQNGIKGAINAVVKLPDHSVQVDVISILIGKTRLFTLDLFTCLLPMLAGLLNSKTERHITVSLEMLLELVKAFGPVISSTLSASLVGVDLQAEQSWVTNTGWSIAGSVSTSWRR; from the exons ATGGCGAAGCGTGGACATAAGCACC AGGAGTTTGTAGCGCATACATCTGGTGTCAATTGTTTAAGTATTGGGAAGAAATCATGCAGAGTGTTTATCACTGGGGGAGAAGATCGCAAGGTGAACCTATGGGCATTTGGCAAACCAACCCCTTTATTG AGCTTGTCTGGTAGCACAAGCCCAATTGAATCAGTATCCTTTGACCCCACCGAGGTATTAGTGCTTGCAGGATCCTTTAATGGCACTATCAAGCTTTGGGACTTGGAAGAGGCAAAAA TGGTGCGGACAGTTAATGGTCACAGATCCAGTTGCACATCTGTTGGATTTCATCCGTTTGGTGAATTCTTTGCGTCTGGTTCTTTGGACACTGATCTTAAGATCTGGGATATTAGGAAAAAGGAATGTATTCACACATACAAGGGCCATACACGAGGAGTTCGAACAATAAGATTCACTCCAGATGGTCGGTGGGTAGTTACTGGTGGAGAAGATAATATTGTCAAG TTATGGGATTTAACTGCAGGGAAACTTTTGCATGAGTTTAAGTTCCACAATGGACAGATTCGGTGCATAGATTTCCATCCTCAGGAGTTTCTTCTCGCAACGG GTGCAGCAGATCGAACTGTAAAATTTTGGGATTTAGAGACATTTGAGCTTATAGGATCTGCCGGACCTGAG TCTTCAGGGATACGCTCTATGATCTTTCATCCTGATGGAAGAACCCTGTTGTGTGGGTTGGATGAAAATCTGAAG GTTTTCTCATGGGAACCCATAATATGCCATGATGCTGTTGAGATGGAGTGGTGCACTTTGGCTGATCTCTGTATTTATGAAGGAAAACTTTTTGGTTGCTCCTACCGGCAAAGCTGCATTGGAGTTTGGATTGCAGATATAACG CTCATTAGGCCATATGCAGTTGGCGTGATGCATAAGGTGGATGATCTTATGGAACCTATATATAGCCATGataaaaatcactccgttgagCCATTTGTGAGCATTTCAAAATCAAGTCCCCTGATTGCTGCTGAACATCTGCAATGTGAATCTAAAGCCGAAGATCTACTTAAAAGATCATTCATGATTT CTAATCAATGTGGTGAATGCACCCCTAAGGCAGTAGAGTCCATATATGCATCAAGTAATGCACTGATAAGTTCCACTGaactcaaaagtaaaagagctAGTGTAAGCCTTCACAGTGATCCACCAAAAAGTCATTCGAAATCTTCGGCAGGAGTATCCGCCATAAATTCTGCTACATTGACAGTTCATAAAACAACAGAGAAATCTTTGTCTTCAAGCAAGATGAGGCGCTGTTCATCATTGAGGAATATTTCTCTAATTTCAGCCACTTCGCGTGCCAGAGGCTCACTGCCTTCCAAGAAGGGCTCTTTGACAGACATGCATACAGTGACCAATAGTCATGCTAAATATGGCCCTGTTTCCACTCCTGTTATTGTACCCAGGGATGCTCTAGCCCAAACTACTATTGGAAAAGAAACCACAACTACCAGAACTTCTCATCTTACAGAAAGCTGCATGCCAATTCATCTGCAGAAGCCATCATTGAATGATGCAAATGACAGTTCAGAAGGCTCCATGGTGAACTGTGGAAGTGCagaagaagatgagaaggaCCACGCCAGAAACATTTCTGGAAACTTTGAAAGAATCATGACATTGGATCCATCATTAGAGTTGAAAGATGATAAAT ATGCCGAAACAGTCTGTTCCAGCAATGAAGCAAGCCCAGTTAAATACGTTAGAGGAG TTGCTGTTCAACTTGGAAGAACAAGGTCCTTAGTTGAGAGTTgggagaaaagagagaaatcaaACAGTGGCTCGTCAACCATTGCTTGTTCACCCTCTGATCCTGTATCAACAGTGGAGTCTTCACCATCCTTGTCG AAAGGACAAGATGATTCGTCTGCAAGGGACATGACAAGAGTAGATGATGATTTTATTCCTGGAGTTCTATTGCAAAACCATGATGTTCTGATTAATGTCATCAAATCTCGCCTGACAAAGTTGCAG GTAGTGCGACACTTCTGGGAACAAAATGGCATTAAAGGTGCAATCAATGCGGTTGTGAAACTGCCTGACCACTca gttcaagttgatgtgaTCAGTATTCTTATAGGGAAAACCAGACTTTTTACCCTTGATCTCTTCACATGCTTGCTGCCTATGCTTGCTGGTTTACTAAACAGCAAGACCGAAAG GCATATTACTGTCTCCCTAGAAATGCTACTGGAGCTAGTAAAAGCATTTGGACCTGTAATCAGTTCAACCTTATCTGCTTCTTTGGTGGGGGTTGATCTTCAGGCGGAACAGAG CTGGGTGACAAACACAGGTTGGAGCATTGCCGGCAGTGTTTCAACCAGTTGGAGAAGATAA
- the LOC120267554 gene encoding uncharacterized protein LOC120267554: MKCGGGFSKHNALLLLLLSMATIMAIETGVVQGQSTVTCTKLLSPCSRRVFKCPAECPLTRPSNPYAKACFLDCNSPVCQPVCRHRKPSCSGIGSGCYDPRFIGGDGVVFYFHGKKDEHFSLVSDPKLQINARFMGLRPAGRTRDFTWIQALGILFGPPHHSALTVEAIPTKHWDDTVDHLKLSFNGEDLEIAEGHLSGWTSESEEVTFIRVERTGSMNSVMITVEGLAELSVTVVPITREDDKVHGYGIPADDCYAHLDVQFRFLGLSTQVEGVLGRTYRPDFENTAKAGVAMPVVGGEDKYRTSSLVSPDCTHCVFNPSPDL; the protein is encoded by the exons atgaagTGTGGTGGTGGCTTTAGTAAACACAATGCTCTGCTTCTGTTATTATTGTCCATGGCCACCATCATGGCAATAGAAACCGGTGTAGTCCAGGGCCAATCCACGGTGACATGTACAAAACTGCTAAGCCCATGCTCCCGGAGGGTGTTCAAGTGCCCAGCTGAGTGCCCGCTCACTAGACCCTCCAATCCATATGCCAAAGCATGCTTCCTTGACTGCAACTCACCCGTTTGCCAACCAGTCTGCAGAC ACCGCAAACCCAGTTGCAGCGGTATAGGATCAGGGTGCTACGATCCACGCTTCATTGGTGGAGATGGCGTGGTGTTCTACTTTCACGGGAAGAAAGACGAACACTTCAGCCTGGTCTCTGACCCCAAACTTCAAATCAACGCGCGTTTCATGGGTCTCAGACCGGCTGGTAGAACCCGAGACTTCACATGGATCCAGGCGCTGGGCATCCTGTTCGGTCCTCCTCATCACTCTGCATTAACAGTTGAGGCcattccaaccaaacactgggATGACACCGTGGATCATCTCAAGTTGTCATTCAATGGGGAGGACTTGGAAATTGCAGAAGGGCATCTGTCTGGGTGGACATCAGAGTCGGAGGAGGTTACATTTATTAGAGTGGAGAGGACTGGGAGCATGAACAGCGTGATGATCACAGTGGAGGGCCTTGCGGAGTTGTCGGTGACCGTGGTTCCCATAACCAGGGAAGATGATAAGGTTCATGGTTATGGTATACCCGCTGATGACTGCTATGCTCATCTGGATGTCCAGTTTCGGTTCTTGGGGCTCTCCACTCAAGTCGAAGGAGTACTCGGCCGGACATACCGTCCAGATTTCGAGAACACAGCCAAGGCAGGCGTTGCAATGCCGGTCGTTGGCGGAGAGGACAAGTACAGGACTTCGTCACTCGTGTCTCCAGACTGCACACATTGTGTCTTTAACCCGTCACCAGacctttaa
- the LOC120267421 gene encoding katanin p80 WD40 repeat-containing subunit B1 homolog KTN80.1-like isoform X3 — protein sequence MAKRGHKHQEFVAHTSGVNCLSIGKKSCRVFITGGEDRKVNLWAFGKPTPLLSLSGSTSPIESVSFDPTEVLVLAGSFNGTIKLWDLEEAKMVRTVNGHRSSCTSVGFHPFGEFFASGSLDTDLKIWDIRKKECIHTYKGHTRGVRTIRFTPDGRWVVTGGEDNIVKLWDLTAGKLLHEFKFHNGQIRCIDFHPQEFLLATGAADRTVKFWDLETFELIGSAGPESSGIRSMIFHPDGRTLLCGLDENLKVFSWEPIICHDAVEMEWCTLADLCIYEGKLFGCSYRQSCIGVWIADITLIRPYAVGVMHKVDDLMEPIYSHDKNHSVEPFVSISKSSPLIAAEHLQCESKAEDLLKRSFMISNQCGECTPKAVESIYASSNALISSTELKSKRASVSLHSDPPKSHSKSSAGVSAINSATLTVHKTTEKSLSSSKMRRCSSLRNISLISATSRARGSLPSKKGSLTDMHTVTNSHAKYGPVSTPVIVPRDALAQTTIGKETTTTRTSHLTESCMPIHLQKPSLNDANDSSEGSMVNCGSAEEDEKDHARNISGNFERIMTLDPSLELKDDKYAETVCSSNEASPVKYVRGVAVQLGRTRSLVESWEKREKSNSGSSTIACSPSDPVSTVESSPSLSKGQDDSSARDMTRVDDDFIPGVLLQNHDVLINVIKSRLTKLQVVRHFWEQNGIKGAINAVVKLPDHSVQVDVISILIGKTRLFTLDLFTCLLPMLAGLLNSKTERHITVSLEMLLELVKAFGPVISSTLSASLVGVDLQAEQSLAG from the exons ATGGCGAAGCGTGGACATAAGCACC AGGAGTTTGTAGCGCATACATCTGGTGTCAATTGTTTAAGTATTGGGAAGAAATCATGCAGAGTGTTTATCACTGGGGGAGAAGATCGCAAGGTGAACCTATGGGCATTTGGCAAACCAACCCCTTTATTG AGCTTGTCTGGTAGCACAAGCCCAATTGAATCAGTATCCTTTGACCCCACCGAGGTATTAGTGCTTGCAGGATCCTTTAATGGCACTATCAAGCTTTGGGACTTGGAAGAGGCAAAAA TGGTGCGGACAGTTAATGGTCACAGATCCAGTTGCACATCTGTTGGATTTCATCCGTTTGGTGAATTCTTTGCGTCTGGTTCTTTGGACACTGATCTTAAGATCTGGGATATTAGGAAAAAGGAATGTATTCACACATACAAGGGCCATACACGAGGAGTTCGAACAATAAGATTCACTCCAGATGGTCGGTGGGTAGTTACTGGTGGAGAAGATAATATTGTCAAG TTATGGGATTTAACTGCAGGGAAACTTTTGCATGAGTTTAAGTTCCACAATGGACAGATTCGGTGCATAGATTTCCATCCTCAGGAGTTTCTTCTCGCAACGG GTGCAGCAGATCGAACTGTAAAATTTTGGGATTTAGAGACATTTGAGCTTATAGGATCTGCCGGACCTGAG TCTTCAGGGATACGCTCTATGATCTTTCATCCTGATGGAAGAACCCTGTTGTGTGGGTTGGATGAAAATCTGAAG GTTTTCTCATGGGAACCCATAATATGCCATGATGCTGTTGAGATGGAGTGGTGCACTTTGGCTGATCTCTGTATTTATGAAGGAAAACTTTTTGGTTGCTCCTACCGGCAAAGCTGCATTGGAGTTTGGATTGCAGATATAACG CTCATTAGGCCATATGCAGTTGGCGTGATGCATAAGGTGGATGATCTTATGGAACCTATATATAGCCATGataaaaatcactccgttgagCCATTTGTGAGCATTTCAAAATCAAGTCCCCTGATTGCTGCTGAACATCTGCAATGTGAATCTAAAGCCGAAGATCTACTTAAAAGATCATTCATGATTT CTAATCAATGTGGTGAATGCACCCCTAAGGCAGTAGAGTCCATATATGCATCAAGTAATGCACTGATAAGTTCCACTGaactcaaaagtaaaagagctAGTGTAAGCCTTCACAGTGATCCACCAAAAAGTCATTCGAAATCTTCGGCAGGAGTATCCGCCATAAATTCTGCTACATTGACAGTTCATAAAACAACAGAGAAATCTTTGTCTTCAAGCAAGATGAGGCGCTGTTCATCATTGAGGAATATTTCTCTAATTTCAGCCACTTCGCGTGCCAGAGGCTCACTGCCTTCCAAGAAGGGCTCTTTGACAGACATGCATACAGTGACCAATAGTCATGCTAAATATGGCCCTGTTTCCACTCCTGTTATTGTACCCAGGGATGCTCTAGCCCAAACTACTATTGGAAAAGAAACCACAACTACCAGAACTTCTCATCTTACAGAAAGCTGCATGCCAATTCATCTGCAGAAGCCATCATTGAATGATGCAAATGACAGTTCAGAAGGCTCCATGGTGAACTGTGGAAGTGCagaagaagatgagaaggaCCACGCCAGAAACATTTCTGGAAACTTTGAAAGAATCATGACATTGGATCCATCATTAGAGTTGAAAGATGATAAAT ATGCCGAAACAGTCTGTTCCAGCAATGAAGCAAGCCCAGTTAAATACGTTAGAGGAG TTGCTGTTCAACTTGGAAGAACAAGGTCCTTAGTTGAGAGTTgggagaaaagagagaaatcaaACAGTGGCTCGTCAACCATTGCTTGTTCACCCTCTGATCCTGTATCAACAGTGGAGTCTTCACCATCCTTGTCG AAAGGACAAGATGATTCGTCTGCAAGGGACATGACAAGAGTAGATGATGATTTTATTCCTGGAGTTCTATTGCAAAACCATGATGTTCTGATTAATGTCATCAAATCTCGCCTGACAAAGTTGCAG GTAGTGCGACACTTCTGGGAACAAAATGGCATTAAAGGTGCAATCAATGCGGTTGTGAAACTGCCTGACCACTca gttcaagttgatgtgaTCAGTATTCTTATAGGGAAAACCAGACTTTTTACCCTTGATCTCTTCACATGCTTGCTGCCTATGCTTGCTGGTTTACTAAACAGCAAGACCGAAAG GCATATTACTGTCTCCCTAGAAATGCTACTGGAGCTAGTAAAAGCATTTGGACCTGTAATCAGTTCAACCTTATCTGCTTCTTTGGTGGGGGTTGATCTTCAGGCGGAACAGAG CTTAGCTGGGTGA
- the LOC120266552 gene encoding uncharacterized protein LOC120266552, producing the protein MVFFCFLVDQKRMVRSSKPVAGICSRCGGCASVADMQTSTRFCYVPVHRRSWRAIICTFCGALLKSYR; encoded by the coding sequence atGGTGTTCTTCTGCTTCCTGGTGGACCAGAAGAGGATGGTGAGGAGCAGCAAACCTGTTGCCGGGATCTGCTCACGTTGCGGAGGCTGCGCCAGCGTGGCCGACATGCAGACCTCTACCCGTTTCTGCTATGTTCCCGTACATCGCCGTTCCTGGCGCGCCATCATCTGCACCTTCTGCGGTGCCCTCCTCAAGTCCTACCGCTAA
- the LOC120267950 gene encoding secretory carrier-associated membrane protein 2-like has product MAGRYESNPFDEEEVNPFADQAVRRTAEQSNYGGGPFYTINPTSVPPASNSRLSPLPPEPADFYNDLSAAVDIPLDSAKDLKKKERELQAKEAELNKREQELKRREDAAARAGILIEEKNWPPFFPIIHHDIAKEIPIHLQRLQYFAFASLLGLTLCLSWNIIAVTAAWIKGKGVKIWFLAVIYFIAGVPGAYVLWYRPLYRAMRNESALKFGWFFLFYLVHICFCIYAAVAPSIFSVGKSLTGILPAIDLIDETVVVGIFYFIGFGFFCIESLLSIWVVQRVFRYFRGTGKAAEMKREAARGAMRAAI; this is encoded by the exons ATGGCGGGACGCTACGAAAGCAACCCTTTCGATGAGGAGGAGGTCAATCCCTTCGCG GACCAAGCAGTTCGAAGAACAGCTGAACAATCAAATTATGGTGGTGGTCCATTCTACACAATA AACCCAACCAGTGTTCCTCCAGCTTCAAATTCTAGACTTTCACCTCTTCCTCCAGAACCTGCTGATTTCTACAATGACCTAAGTGCAGCAGTTGATATTCCTCTTGATTCAGCAAAG gatttaaagaaaaaggagagGGAGCTTCAAGCCAAAGAGGCAGAACTGAATAAAAGAGAACAG GAACTGAAACGGAGAGAAGATGCTGCAGCACGAG CTGGTATTCTGATAGAGGAGAAAAATTGGCCACCATTTTTCCCCATCATTCATCATGATATAGCGAAAGAAATACCCATTCACCTTCAGCGGTTGCAGTATTTTGCATTCGCGTCTTTGCTAG GCTTGACATTATGTTTGTCTTGGAATATCATAGCAGTCACAGCAGCTTGGATCAAGGGGAAAG GTGTCAAGATATGGTTCCTTGCAGTCATCTACTTCATTGCAGGAGTTCCTGGAGCCTATGTTTTGTGGTACAGGCCACTTTATCGTGCCATGAG GAATGAAAGTGCTTTGAAGTTTGGATGGTTTTTCCTGTTTTATCTG GTTCACATTTGTTTCTGCATCTATGCTGCTGTGGCTCCTTCAATATTTTCTGTTGGGAAATCTTTGAC AGGGATTTTACCAGCAATAGATCTTATAGACGAGACAGTTGTGGTTGGA ATTTTCTACTTCATTGGATTTGGGTTCTTCTGCATTGAATCACTTCTTAGCATTTGGGTCGTTCAG AGAGTATTTAGGTACTTCCGAGGGACTGGGAAAGCTGCAGAGATGAAGCGTGAGGCAGCACGAGGTGCAATGAGGGCTGCAATATGA